TGAGGCTGTTACTCAAAACTTAAATGTGTTAGACTACGATGTGTATTTTAACATTACCGATTTATTACTTCAGAATAAAATTCCAGAAGTATTAATAGCTTTTAATGATGTGTTAGGAAAAGGTTTTGAGGGACATCATTTTATAAACGGTCTAGCTTCTCACTTTAGAGATTTGTTAGTTGCAAAAGATCAAGCTACTATAGCTTTACTAGAGGTTGGTGATAACACTAAGAAAAAATACTTAGAACAGGCATCAAAAGCTAGTATGCAATTTTTACTCCCTGCTATAGACAAGGCTAATGATTGCGACTTGAAATATCGAGGAAGTAAAAACCAACGCTTATTGGTAGAACTTACTTTAATGCAAATTGCCTCTATCACTTTTGATGGAGCAAAAAAAAAATCTAGCAACTACATAATTCCTGCTACTTTTTTTACCTCTTTATCTCCTTCTGTTAAAAAGACTGAAGTGAAACCTGTTTTTGCAAAAACTCCTAAAAAAGCTGAACCTGTCCCAGTAACTACTACAGCTATAAAAGAAGAGGTTCCTGCTAAACCAGTTTTAAAAAATATTAAACGACGTACTTCTGCTTTATCTCTAAAGAGTTTACAACAAAAGAAAGAAGTAAAAAGTACTATTGATGTAGAGGAAAACTACGACAATCACCCAAGGACTCCTTTTACTCAAGATGAGTTAAAAGATGCTTGGAAAAAATATTATTTCCAATTACAAGGTTTTGGAGAGCGAAGTATCGCTGCCATTTTAGCTTCTGATGAACCTAAATTACAGGAAGATTTTACTATTGTTTTTTCGTTGCCTAATGACTTAATGAAGTCTCAACTTGAAAAAGGAAAACCTAAGTTATTACGTTTTTTACGAGAAAAATTAAATAACTATGGTATCCAAATTAATGTTATTGTAAATGAAACTGTAGAAAAAAAGTTTGCCTATACTCCTCAAGAGAAGTATGACAAACTGAAAGAAAAAAATCCGTTAATTGAAAAGTTAAAAAATACTTTTGGGTTAGATGTTTAAATTCTTCCCTACATAAACTAACTTCCAATCTTCTATTTTCTTGACGTTTTTCTCAAATTCTGAAATTAATAGAATTTCATTCTTTTGGCTCTTAACAAAAATTGGAATCGATTTTTGATCTCTATTAATTTCTTCAATCTTTTTCTTATAATCATCAATGGAATTGACTACTGTCTCGTGAATTTCAGGGAACTCTCTTACAGCTTCCATCAAGTTAATATAATCGTCTTCTATTGTAAACAAGTGATCTTCATCTTCATAATCCTTCGTAATAACTTCTTGTGAAGTTGCTAAACGATAAGCTCCTTGCTCTCCAAAAATTGAGGAGAAATTAGAGATTACAAACTTGTTTATTGAATCACTTCCTGTCATTGCAATTAAGTACCCTACATCATTTAATTCAATATTATCAGTTAACTCATCATCATAAATATTTACTTCAATTGATTCTAACCCTTCTTCTTTGGCTTTTTCTACATTTTCAATATTAGAATCTATTAATACTACCCTCCTTTTGTTCTCTTTTAAGTACTTCGCAATCATTCTTGCTAAGTCAGAAGCTCCAACGATCATAATTGCATTAGAACGCTCTAAAAACACTCCTACCAGCTTAGAAAACAATCTTGCTGTGGTTGCATTTAACAAAACAGTTCCTAACACTACCATAAATACTAAAGGAGTAATATATTCTGCTCCTTCAATTCCTTGCTTTAGCAGTTTACTTCCAAATAACGAAGCAATACCTGCTGCTACAATACCTCTTGGTCCTACCCAACTAATAAATAGTTTTTCGTTAGTTTTTAAATTAGATTTTGAGGTACTTAAGAATACTGCTAATGGACGTATCACAAACACAATTAAAGCAAATAAAAGCAATGTTTTCCACTCATATAATAGCGTTAATTCTTTATAATCAATATTTGCTGATAATAAAATAAATAGAATAGAGATTAATAAAACACTTAATGACTCTTTAAAATATAGAATTTCTTTTAAGTTCTTCAGTTTACTATTTCCTAGTACCATTCCCATAACCACAACAGCTAATAATCCTGATTCATGAGCAAATAATTCAGATTCTACAAACACTAATAAAACAGTAGATAAAGAAACTACATTTAATAAGTAATGTGGCACCCATTTTTTATTGATTACAAATATTAAAGCATGCGCGAAAGTGAACCCGAAAGTGGTTCCAAAAAGGATAATTTTTAAGAATTCTAACAAAGCGGTTCCTGTAAACCCAGCACCTCCACCTACACTTATAAATTCAAAAACAAGTACGGCTACTAATGCTCCAATAGGATCTATTAATATTCCCTCCCATTTTAAAACTGCTGAGACATCTTTTTTAAGCGGTATATTTCTAAGAATTGGTGTTATTACTGTAGGTCCTGTAACGATTATTAATCCAGAAAACAAGAATGATAACTCCCATCCTAATCCAAACACATAATGAGCAATTATAGCTCCTCCAAAAAAGGTAACTGCTGATCCTAAAGTTATTAATTTGGTAATAACAGGACCTATATTTTTTATTTCTCCGCGTCGTAAGGTTAAACCTCCTTCAAAAAGAATAATACTAATAGATAATGACACAAAATAGTACAGTCCATCTCCAGGAAATAGTCCTTTTTCACCATCCCAAATAGGTTCTATCCATTTACTTCCATCATCATTAAAAAATTCTGCTGCAATAGGTCCTACAAGTAATCCTATTAAGATTAAAGGTAAAATTGCTGGAATTTTAAACCTCCAAGCTACCCATTGTGCTAAAATTCCAAGTATAATTATCCCTGCTAGTTCTAACATATTTTATTTTTAAAAAGACTAAAAATACAGCTTTTAATTAAACCGTATTTATATTTATTTAATTTTTTACCTCAATAATTCTCTTTAGCTCATTACCAAAATCATCTATAACAGTTATTGTATGAACTCCTTTTTTTGGCATAACAGCTTGTTCGTGATATTGCTCTGTTATACCTATAAATTGTTTATTTAAATACCAATATACTTTTGCTTCTGCATTAGCATGTGTAAGCTTTAAAATTATAGGGTTTAACTTATTATTTTCTCCTCTTGTTAACGATATTTTTGAGGTGTATTTAGCAGGAAAAACAAAATCCATTGTATTGCTTTCCAACTGGTTACAATCTGTTCTATACTTTGGAAGTGACCTGTAATCTGCATTATTCTGCTGATAATAATAAGCCATTAGAGGGGGTAATACAAACCATGGTTTTGTTACCATGTTCGAAATTGATTCGCAATTTGAGTTTACTCTAAATTTTTCAGATATATCTACCGTTATTTCTTGATGATATGGACATGATTTAGCCTTCATTGCACTTTTTTGAACTCTTTTGGTTACTACTGAAGGACAAATTGTTTTGGCTAAAAATCCACTTTTCTCACAAATAGCAGCTTCTATTAAATCTTCATAAGGTTCTAAAAACCAATTAGATTTTGGTAACACATCAAAAACATTAAACATTAATGGAGCTGCACTTCCAACTCCTGTAAGATCTGGACGTCCCTCTCCATCAGAATTTCCTATCCATACTCCTACTACATAATTTGGGGTTACTCCAACTGCCCAAGCATCTTTATTTCCAAAACTGGTTCCTGTTTTCCACGCTATTTTTTGAGACGAATCATAATATTTCCAAGCCTGATCTGTATAAGGTCTATTTACCTCAATCAAAGTGTTTAGTGTTAAGAATGTAGCACCAGCATCTAAAATTGTGTAATCTTTTTGAATCTTACCAAAATTTGGAGTTCCTTCAAACAAAAAACTAGGTTCTATGAACTCATTTTGGTAATACTTATGTTTTAGTTCTTCATAGTGATTTACAATTCCTGCATATCCAGCAAAGGTTTTACATAAATCCCATAAACTGGCTTCTGCTCCTCCTAAAATTAATGAAAGTCCATAATAATCTGCTGATTTATTAATATCTTTAATATGATATGCTTTTAAATCTTCTCTAAATTTTTCCAATCCGTATCGCTGTAACATGCGTACTGAAGGAATGTTCAGTGAACGTGTTA
The nucleotide sequence above comes from Tenacibaculum singaporense. Encoded proteins:
- the dnaX gene encoding DNA polymerase III subunit gamma/tau translates to MEHFIVSARKYRPQNFEDVVGQQAITNTLENAIQNNHLAQALLFTGPRGVGKTSCARILAKRINQEDATTDDEDFAFNIFELDAASNNSVDDIRNLTDQVRIPPQTGKYKVYIIDEVHMLSQAAFNAFLKTLEEPPAHAIFILATTEKHKIIPTILSRCQIFDFKRIGVLDAKEYLKTICAKENITAEDDALHVIAQKADGAMRDALSIFDRVVSFSGNNLTREAVTQNLNVLDYDVYFNITDLLLQNKIPEVLIAFNDVLGKGFEGHHFINGLASHFRDLLVAKDQATIALLEVGDNTKKKYLEQASKASMQFLLPAIDKANDCDLKYRGSKNQRLLVELTLMQIASITFDGAKKKSSNYIIPATFFTSLSPSVKKTEVKPVFAKTPKKAEPVPVTTTAIKEEVPAKPVLKNIKRRTSALSLKSLQQKKEVKSTIDVEENYDNHPRTPFTQDELKDAWKKYYFQLQGFGERSIAAILASDEPKLQEDFTIVFSLPNDLMKSQLEKGKPKLLRFLREKLNNYGIQINVIVNETVEKKFAYTPQEKYDKLKEKNPLIEKLKNTFGLDV
- a CDS encoding cation:proton antiporter, with amino-acid sequence MLELAGIIILGILAQWVAWRFKIPAILPLILIGLLVGPIAAEFFNDDGSKWIEPIWDGEKGLFPGDGLYYFVSLSISIILFEGGLTLRRGEIKNIGPVITKLITLGSAVTFFGGAIIAHYVFGLGWELSFLFSGLIIVTGPTVITPILRNIPLKKDVSAVLKWEGILIDPIGALVAVLVFEFISVGGGAGFTGTALLEFLKIILFGTTFGFTFAHALIFVINKKWVPHYLLNVVSLSTVLLVFVESELFAHESGLLAVVVMGMVLGNSKLKNLKEILYFKESLSVLLISILFILLSANIDYKELTLLYEWKTLLLFALIVFVIRPLAVFLSTSKSNLKTNEKLFISWVGPRGIVAAGIASLFGSKLLKQGIEGAEYITPLVFMVVLGTVLLNATTARLFSKLVGVFLERSNAIMIVGASDLARMIAKYLKENKRRVVLIDSNIENVEKAKEEGLESIEVNIYDDELTDNIELNDVGYLIAMTGSDSINKFVISNFSSIFGEQGAYRLATSQEVITKDYEDEDHLFTIEDDYINLMEAVREFPEIHETVVNSIDDYKKKIEEINRDQKSIPIFVKSQKNEILLISEFEKNVKKIEDWKLVYVGKNLNI
- the pbpC gene encoding penicillin-binding protein 1C, whose product is MLPLIKKNKIKAIITVFVVIAYYFSLPKKLFETPTSTVVTAKNNELLGAVIASDGQWRFPELDSVPRKFEHCILQFEDAYFYKHFGFNPISIGKAMIENIKAKRVVRGGSTLTQQVIRLSRKNKKRSYFEKLQELILATRLEFRHSKKEILNLYASHAPYGGNVVGLEMASWRYFGLKPHQLSWAETATLAVLPNAPSLIYPGKNQQKLKNKRNRLLQKLHEEGVIDQITYDLAIEEELPQKPYPLPTVAPHFVQEVTKQYREQRVKSSIDIHLQRQVNNLVKQHYFRQKQNEVYNMAVLVLDVKTRKVLSYVGNSPTDKAHQKDVNNIIAPRSTGSTLKPFLYAQMLQSGDLLPNQLVADVPTEIAGYSPKNFNLTFDGAVPANEALTRSLNIPSVRMLQRYGLEKFREDLKAYHIKDINKSADYYGLSLILGGAEASLWDLCKTFAGYAGIVNHYEELKHKYYQNEFIEPSFLFEGTPNFGKIQKDYTILDAGATFLTLNTLIEVNRPYTDQAWKYYDSSQKIAWKTGTSFGNKDAWAVGVTPNYVVGVWIGNSDGEGRPDLTGVGSAAPLMFNVFDVLPKSNWFLEPYEDLIEAAICEKSGFLAKTICPSVVTKRVQKSAMKAKSCPYHQEITVDISEKFRVNSNCESISNMVTKPWFVLPPLMAYYYQQNNADYRSLPKYRTDCNQLESNTMDFVFPAKYTSKISLTRGENNKLNPIILKLTHANAEAKVYWYLNKQFIGITEQYHEQAVMPKKGVHTITVIDDFGNELKRIIEVKN